The genomic stretch ATATTAGTATTTTGCATATGAGTCAAACATACAGAAATAAGTGATTGGTTcagcttagagagagagagagagagagaaacataatATTAGTacatataagagagagagtaaaaaccTGTTTCTTGGCAAAGCCTTCAAGAAGTGGTTGTAGATCATTCttagcataaatcaatgctttgagaATCTTCATGTTGTCAATGTGGATCGTTTTGAAGAGTcccacaagtgttagatatgCTTCTTCTTGTTTCTCCTCATTTATCTCCACCTTCTCATCTGCTTCACCACCACAGTAAAGAAATTTAGAAAATGCATAAATTCAACCTCGAACAGGGTTCCTACCCATTATTCACTCACCAATATGTTGACAGCAATTAGGAAAAACTTCTTTGAGGTGGTCATGAATGTTAATGACCTTATGCGTTAAGCTGGACAGTTCCCCAGCTTTTGTTTTTGAAGGAATGTACCTGTATTCCCAAATTGTAATTTGTTATTATTCTAGAAGAGATTCAAATTCATTCATTTAAAAAGAGAGAGGATCAAGTActcgtatgagaaccattcttgtatGGGAAAATCCTCACAGATGAAATCTACCCAACAACTAACTCTGTGGTGGATCGGCCCTTACGAGAATGGCAATGAAAGCATTAACATGCAATTGACACTAAAAGTTAAATGAAGGAGCTAGGTGAATGGACAATGACATACTCGTTAGCCAAGCCAATGAGACCAATGATCTCGGAAGCACAGGCGATGACGCTCCTGATGATCCAGTAAACAGCAACAAAGATGTCCCTCCTGATGATCCAGTAAACAACAACAGGGTTGGCCTGGGCCTCAACCAACGACAGACGTTGGTCAGGTGGTAGCTCTTCGAAATGGACAACACATTTTGTCACATCTATCATGGCTTTGATAAGGCTCTTTAGCGATTCAAACCTGGGCTTCAGGGACTCCGAGTACTCTAATGTGTCTGGTAATTGCTTCAGCAACGCTATGGACTTGGCCAATGGGTGAGTCGAGTAGAACTCCGCCATCAGCAAGAACTCCCCGTAGGTGACAGAAAAAGCAGCCAAGCCAAGAACCATCTTCGCATCCCAAGAGTAGCTGGACATCGTCTTAAACAATGCCATCGTTGTCGAATGTGCATCATCTCCCACCGAGCATCCGTACGATATCTGCCATTAATTTCCTTTGCAAATCAATATCTATCATAAGATCAATTATGGAGTTGACTCCTTAGTCAAAAAGCTCTGTCTATGACCAGCAGTTTgaccaattaaaaaaatatatatcaaaccTCGCAGGCGATCTTATTTATGGTGTTAGACAATGTTTCAAGCTTGCCAACGAATTTTTCCTGTTGGGTCTTCTCGTCCAATGCCTGCACAAATTagtattatttattgttaagCATAAGCAAGAAGAGACCATAAAGGTGAGGATATATGTACATATATGGGGGCGCCTCCAAGGTTAGTGGTGATGGAACGCTGGAGGATTTCCTCGGTAAGTTGGAGAAGAGGCTTAACGTCGACCTTCCGGCCGTCGGGAGAGTGGGTGGCCAGGATCTGGTCCATCAGTTGCGGTTGCGGTTGCGGTTGCTTCTGCTCCTGCTGCGGCATCACCGGTTTCTGTTGAGGCTTTGGAGTAGTAGTACTGTTGTTAGCCATCTTCCTCAAACTCTTCTTTCTTTCGGCCTTTCTCTTGAAGGTGATCAGAAGTGAGATTGGCTCCTACTGGGGGGGAATAAGTAGCCCTGCATGcgtttggtggtggtggtggtggggttgTCAGTAGGGTTTTTGAGGAGAGGAGAGGGGTGGCCTAGGGAATGGATTTTTGTAATAAAGTCAAACTGAATCTACTCCCTTGCTTCCAAATGGGGCAAAGGAGATTGAGCTTGGTCCCACTACCCTAATATCTAGGTCCTTTACAGATCAAAAGTAGTGTCTCTAGACTGGGGCCCTAAGGAAAGGAAAAGTTAAGATCCTTCGATTCTGATCATCTCATCTACACATCAAACTGTAATCCAAATTGGCATCGGCTTTTGTTGATTATTCTAAAAACAAGACCTCACATAAGAAAGCAGACGTGGACGTACATATTGTAGGACCCAACAACTTTTGATATACTGGCACTGTCGAGGCTTAACATGGCCCGGGTCAGATATTTGCTGGGGTCCATTTTTATTGGGTTTGGGTTGTTCTCAGTTCTTGATTCTCATATCATGTTTCTAAGTTTGGGAGAACCTGTTTGTCATCAAGGTAGTTACACGTACATTCACCTGGGTGTACATGTGAAGATTTAACACTTAGTtctattttttgtcatttatggATTGAAAGGGATATATATGAAAACAAAGTGGACAATAATATGGAATGGATACATATAGTAATAGTACTTTTCAAAAATCCAGTGCAATAAAATATGTATATTGAAGTTgtattttttcttatattatatTCTCTTAATTATTTATTGGGGAAAGGAACTCTGCCCTTTGATACCCCTTACGCTTAGACATAGCTGGATATGAAAATATCCAATACGTGGGGGCAGCTAGATAGTTTCACACCCAATTGTATTGTGGTATAGGAAACGCTAGATGGATAGGGTTCTTTTATCTtcgtcttctttttcttttttttttggaaggagaaaaagaactCTATCCGTCTAGCGTTCCCAACCCACACAGCCCCTGTTTTTAGGAGGGCCCTAAAAATAGGGATTGTGTGAACATGAGAAAACGCTAAACGGTCAGAGTTCCTCTCATATTTTTtaaaccatctctctctctctctctctctctctccagccctAGAGGATTTTTCTCTCAAGAAAGACTGAATGCTCTTGAGGCTTCTTCATTAGGTACTTGGACTCCAAGCTTCCTCATTATCGACGGACACAAGAAACGAAAAtgattcctcttcctctttttcataTTTACCTCCACCCCTCTCCTCAAAACCCCTAAGAATACCTACTTCCCACCCCCACCTCCACCCCAACCAATTGCAGACTTGATCCCTTGTCCCTGGAAGTGACTCCGCACCTAGAAATCTTGGGCCAGCCGCTTTGCTAGTAAAGGAGCTAAACAGATACAGGGACTTACACGCCTATGAAGTTCTTCCAACCAATCATGGTTGATACTAGAAGGCTGCCATCTATAACT from Macadamia integrifolia cultivar HAES 741 chromosome 14, SCU_Mint_v3, whole genome shotgun sequence encodes the following:
- the LOC122061553 gene encoding protein SIEVE ELEMENT OCCLUSION B-like isoform X1 — translated: MANNSTTTPKPQQKPVMPQQEQKQPQPQPQLMDQILATHSPDGRKVDVKPLLQLTEEILQRSITTNLGGAPIYALDEKTQQEKFVGKLETLSNTINKIACEISYGCSVGDDAHSTTMALFKTMSSYSWDAKMVLGLAAFSVTYGEFLLMAEFYSTHPLAKSIALLKQLPDTLEYSESLKPRFESLKSLIKAMIDVTKCVVHFEELPPDQRLSLVEAQANPVVVYWIIRRDIFVAVYWIIRSVIACASEIIGLIGLANEYIPSKTKAGELSSLTHKVINIHDHLKEVFPNCCQHIADEKVEINEEKQEEAYLTLVGLFKTIHIDNMKILKALIYAKNDLQPLLEGFAKKQVGIDVLRRKNVLLLISDLDISQEELSFLEQMYKESRDQPTRLESQYEVVWLPVVDRNFLLTQEKQKEFDRLQSRMPWYSVHHPSLIDPAVIKYIQDVWHFNKKPILVVLDPQGRFANPNALHMMWIWGSLAFPFTSMREEALWREETWRLELLVDGIDPKILNWITEDKFICLYGGEDIDWIRKFTSAARAVAMTAHIPFEMVYVGKRNPRDRVRGNINIITKGKLSHCWPDLTSIWFFWKRLESMWYSKMQQGKIIENDHIMEEIMTMLTFDVSEQGWALISKGSSNMAKAKGDMILSCFQQYDQWKEVVGEKGFMQAVNDHLQKLQTQHL
- the LOC122061553 gene encoding protein SIEVE ELEMENT OCCLUSION B-like isoform X2 produces the protein MANNSTTTPKPQQKPVMPQQEQKQPQPQPQLMDQILATHSPDGRKVDVKPLLQLTEEILQRSITTNLGGAPIYALDEKTQQEKFVGKLETLSNTINKIACEISYGCSVGDDAHSTTMALFKTMSSYSWDAKMVLGLAAFSVTYGEFLLMAEFYSTHPLAKSIALLKQLPDTLEYSESLKPRFESLKSLIKAMIDVTKCVVHFEELPPDQRLSLVEAQANPVVVYWIIRRDIFVAVYWIIRSVIACASEIIGLIGLANEYIPSKTKAGELSSLTHKVINIHDHLKEVFPNCCQHIDEKVEINEEKQEEAYLTLVGLFKTIHIDNMKILKALIYAKNDLQPLLEGFAKKQVGIDVLRRKNVLLLISDLDISQEELSFLEQMYKESRDQPTRLESQYEVVWLPVVDRNFLLTQEKQKEFDRLQSRMPWYSVHHPSLIDPAVIKYIQDVWHFNKKPILVVLDPQGRFANPNALHMMWIWGSLAFPFTSMREEALWREETWRLELLVDGIDPKILNWITEDKFICLYGGEDIDWIRKFTSAARAVAMTAHIPFEMVYVGKRNPRDRVRGNINIITKGKLSHCWPDLTSIWFFWKRLESMWYSKMQQGKIIENDHIMEEIMTMLTFDVSEQGWALISKGSSNMAKAKGDMILSCFQQYDQWKEVVGEKGFMQAVNDHLQKLQTQHL